One genomic window of Myxococcus guangdongensis includes the following:
- a CDS encoding FtsB family cell division protein, which yields MTARGKLLGVAVGVAGALSLLSVADAKGFRRYLSLRQDVSALQQRNAALDAQNEALRQEIAALRKDPAALERAVREELGYVKPGELVFHLESP from the coding sequence ATGACGGCTCGCGGAAAGCTCCTGGGTGTGGCGGTGGGTGTGGCGGGGGCCTTGAGCCTGCTGTCGGTGGCGGACGCCAAGGGCTTCCGTCGCTACCTCTCCCTGCGTCAGGACGTGAGCGCGCTGCAGCAGCGCAACGCCGCCCTGGACGCGCAGAACGAGGCGCTGCGCCAGGAGATCGCCGCCCTGCGCAAGGACCCCGCCGCGCTGGAGCGGGCCGTCCGTGAAGAGCTTGGCTACGTGAAGCCGGGCGAACTCGTCTTTCATCTGGAGTCCCCATGA
- a CDS encoding sensor domain-containing diguanylate cyclase yields the protein MTSLSTFPSPGKLLRHVVRLIPAVAGLSTFVHLSRGGFRGLHTLEWTEAGLVLFLLVGIGVAAWRRAMRGSVGAVIDLRDDLELGGGLIAAAFIVVAIGGGELFPIVYLLMAFLVAFLPRNAGLTLLGVALVFDGLVTMGGPWPNPASFATHSAFLVLFAGLYHLVLASRIAVARRAESDAVQKRIREVEERARTFRLVSSGTQDSFSGMSSDEKWLVASVKEIEGAVHAALEIAETGLRTHTCAAFLLTSDDRSLKLYDCRSGSDRVQRDRFGAGEGIIGGVLKRRAPVRMNSPQGLKGVSYYDGGGPGVQALLAVPIIEGSGLVRGVLVADRLGNEPFSDQDEKLLCTIAGEVLRSIEVERVMSYIRKTRDEKDRFFRAIEELNRAGSPEQVFVAVLESTRQLAGLDFCAVTLVSEVEGKRMHRVARMTGVTAQGKALEGRSFQDNNGLVANVVRYGAPLPGRDLKAMDRQVIFDDETQIRGLGALKIFPLVAGDRILGTLVAGSRKKANFEQDVLRMIEVIAIQAAQAVLRAQLYEQMERMATTDGLTGLFNHRTFQTKADEILAQARRYQRKCSVILTDVDHFKSVNDTYGHPTGDQVLKGVARIIKSMARDTDIVARYGGEEFVIVMPETDAKGAYTISERIREAVKAEVFQTEMGPLRITMSLGIATFPDNGMEKQQLIDLADQCLYHSKRNGRNQSVTVAIMQGGRKLQAVEG from the coding sequence ATGACGTCGCTGAGCACGTTTCCGTCGCCCGGGAAGTTGCTGCGTCACGTCGTGCGGCTCATCCCCGCCGTGGCGGGCCTGTCCACCTTCGTGCACCTGTCGCGTGGAGGCTTCCGGGGGTTGCACACCCTGGAGTGGACCGAGGCCGGGCTGGTGCTGTTCCTGTTGGTGGGCATCGGCGTGGCGGCGTGGCGCCGGGCCATGCGCGGCTCGGTGGGCGCGGTCATCGACCTGCGCGACGACCTGGAGCTGGGCGGCGGGTTGATCGCCGCGGCCTTCATCGTCGTGGCCATCGGCGGCGGCGAGCTGTTCCCCATCGTCTACCTGTTGATGGCGTTCCTCGTCGCCTTCCTGCCGCGCAACGCGGGGCTGACGCTGCTGGGCGTGGCGCTGGTGTTCGATGGGCTGGTGACGATGGGCGGCCCGTGGCCGAACCCGGCCAGCTTCGCGACGCACTCGGCGTTCCTCGTGCTCTTCGCGGGTCTGTACCACCTGGTGCTCGCCTCGCGCATCGCCGTGGCGCGCCGGGCGGAGAGCGACGCGGTGCAGAAGCGCATCCGCGAGGTGGAGGAGCGCGCGCGCACCTTCCGCCTGGTGAGCTCCGGCACGCAGGACAGCTTCAGCGGCATGAGCTCCGACGAGAAGTGGCTCGTCGCCTCGGTGAAGGAGATTGAAGGCGCGGTGCACGCCGCGCTGGAGATCGCCGAGACGGGGCTGCGCACGCACACCTGCGCGGCGTTCCTGCTCACGTCGGATGACCGGAGCCTGAAGCTCTACGACTGCCGCTCCGGCTCGGACCGAGTGCAGCGGGATCGCTTCGGGGCAGGGGAGGGCATCATCGGCGGCGTGCTCAAGCGCCGCGCGCCGGTGCGGATGAACTCGCCCCAGGGTCTGAAGGGCGTCTCGTACTACGACGGCGGTGGCCCGGGCGTGCAGGCGCTGCTGGCGGTGCCCATCATCGAGGGCAGCGGGCTGGTGCGCGGCGTGCTCGTGGCGGACCGCCTGGGCAACGAGCCGTTCAGCGACCAGGACGAGAAGCTGCTCTGCACCATCGCTGGCGAGGTGCTGCGCTCCATCGAGGTCGAGCGGGTGATGAGCTACATCCGCAAGACGCGCGACGAGAAGGACCGGTTCTTCCGCGCCATCGAGGAGCTCAACCGCGCGGGCAGCCCCGAGCAGGTCTTCGTCGCGGTGCTGGAGAGCACCCGGCAGCTGGCGGGCCTGGACTTCTGCGCGGTGACGCTGGTGTCTGAAGTGGAGGGCAAGCGCATGCACCGCGTGGCGCGGATGACGGGCGTCACGGCGCAGGGCAAGGCGCTCGAGGGGCGCTCGTTCCAGGACAACAACGGCCTGGTCGCCAACGTGGTGCGCTACGGCGCGCCGCTGCCGGGCCGCGACCTGAAGGCGATGGACCGCCAGGTCATCTTCGACGACGAGACGCAGATTCGCGGCCTGGGCGCGCTGAAGATCTTCCCGCTGGTGGCGGGTGACCGCATCCTGGGCACGCTGGTGGCGGGCTCGCGCAAGAAGGCGAACTTCGAGCAGGACGTCCTGCGGATGATTGAGGTCATCGCCATCCAGGCGGCGCAGGCGGTGCTGCGCGCGCAGCTCTACGAGCAGATGGAGCGGATGGCGACGACGGACGGCCTCACGGGCCTGTTCAACCACCGCACCTTCCAGACGAAGGCGGACGAAATCCTGGCGCAGGCGCGGCGCTACCAGCGCAAGTGCTCCGTCATCCTCACGGACGTGGACCACTTCAAGAGCGTCAACGACACCTACGGCCACCCGACGGGCGACCAGGTGCTCAAGGGCGTGGCGCGCATCATCAAGTCCATGGCGCGCGACACGGACATCGTCGCCCGCTACGGCGGCGAGGAGTTCGTCATCGTCATGCCGGAGACGGACGCCAAGGGCGCGTACACCATCTCCGAGCGCATCCGCGAGGCGGTGAAGGCGGAGGTCTTCCAGACGGAGATGGGCCCGCTGCGCATCACCATGTCGCTGGGCATCGCCACCTTCCCGGACAACGGGATGGAGAAGCAGCAGCTCATCGACCTGGCCGACCAGTGCCTCTACCACTCCAAGCGCAACGGCCGGAACCAGTCCGTCACCGTGGCCATCATGCAGGGGGGACGGAAGCTGCAGGCCGTCGAGGGCTGA
- a CDS encoding di-heme oxidoreductase family protein, translating into MAVALLLAGLAASTASAATYGAQPSGSSAIFFIDTTSWADIHYKVNNGGQLNFRMAVTNGRNQYTVGGLNTGDVVDYSFTYWDVACNCAYDTAWARYTHSGTQTPDAGSGPQDAGPGPQDAGPGPQDAGPPPDVGNIVPLFNSGTAQEPATTQNTTAALITRVGDRVRDRHARESQYQAYDHYLGRYFENRTFWLEIIDEVAKGGSQIKVNLHTVYPHDGTNFRAFFRGLNTVAEYFHNGTFERVNDFQYTASVNFNAKEGRAIRVGDRMEIEAGVFLRQPVEGRFNYYGRALLYIVGTAGIVPFEGQGAILDSFPLPETAWLGGRTTLNYPYSNEPRNRFLQMALNIAPVNAQPFVEGRRLHHTDFGDGSHSEPGNPLFTAHANKLGPNYISRSCIACHTQNGRGLPPAVNTTLGNYVVKVGRVSGTTVTADPFLGFRLQPRSTSGTPEADVRIASWTTSTGTFADGTPYELRKPNFNFLNVIPTNHSARITPQLVGLGLLEAIPETAVAALADPNDTNGDGISGRMQAVVDPETGQTRLGRFGWKAGIARLKHQVAEALNRDIGVTSAVFPTLDCGPSQQGCSGSSQELNATDLDKMVRYVALLGVPARRDLRDTQAQRGETLFQNAGCAKCHATGFTTSAFHPNAELRGQTIRPYTDLLLHDMGAGLADNLPEGIASGAEWRTPPLWGIGLTAGVSGGEAYLHDGRARSLTEAILWHGGEGQAARNAFAGMNSADRAALLRFLQTL; encoded by the coding sequence ATGGCCGTGGCATTGCTGTTGGCGGGCCTCGCGGCGAGCACCGCGAGCGCCGCCACCTATGGCGCTCAGCCGTCTGGCTCGTCCGCCATCTTCTTCATCGACACCACGTCGTGGGCCGACATCCACTACAAGGTGAACAACGGTGGGCAGCTCAACTTCCGGATGGCCGTGACGAACGGTCGCAACCAGTACACGGTGGGCGGGCTGAACACCGGCGACGTCGTCGACTATTCGTTCACGTACTGGGACGTGGCGTGCAACTGCGCCTACGACACCGCCTGGGCGCGCTACACGCACTCCGGCACGCAGACACCGGACGCGGGCTCCGGGCCACAGGACGCAGGCCCTGGGCCACAGGACGCAGGCCCCGGGCCTCAAGACGCCGGCCCTCCCCCCGACGTGGGGAACATCGTCCCGCTCTTCAACAGCGGCACCGCGCAGGAGCCCGCCACCACACAGAACACGACCGCCGCGCTCATCACCCGCGTGGGCGACCGGGTCCGCGACAGGCACGCGCGCGAGTCGCAGTACCAGGCGTATGACCACTACCTCGGGCGCTACTTCGAGAACCGCACCTTCTGGCTCGAAATCATCGACGAGGTCGCCAAGGGCGGCAGTCAGATCAAGGTGAACCTGCACACCGTCTACCCCCACGACGGCACCAACTTCCGCGCCTTCTTCCGCGGCCTCAACACCGTGGCGGAGTACTTCCACAACGGCACCTTCGAGCGGGTGAACGACTTCCAATACACCGCCAGCGTCAACTTCAACGCCAAGGAGGGCCGCGCCATCCGCGTCGGCGACCGGATGGAGATCGAGGCCGGCGTCTTCCTTCGGCAACCGGTGGAAGGCCGCTTCAACTACTACGGCCGCGCCCTGCTCTACATCGTCGGCACCGCCGGCATCGTCCCGTTCGAGGGTCAGGGCGCCATCCTCGACTCGTTCCCCCTGCCGGAGACGGCCTGGCTCGGCGGCCGCACCACGCTGAACTACCCGTACTCCAACGAGCCCAGGAACCGGTTCCTCCAGATGGCGCTCAACATCGCGCCGGTGAACGCGCAGCCCTTCGTCGAGGGACGTCGCCTGCACCACACCGACTTCGGCGACGGCAGCCACTCGGAGCCGGGCAACCCGCTCTTCACCGCGCACGCGAACAAGCTCGGCCCGAACTACATCTCCCGCTCCTGCATCGCCTGCCACACGCAGAACGGCCGGGGCCTGCCGCCCGCGGTCAACACCACGCTGGGCAACTACGTGGTGAAGGTGGGTCGCGTCAGCGGCACGACGGTGACGGCGGACCCGTTCCTCGGCTTCCGCCTCCAGCCGCGCAGCACCAGCGGCACGCCCGAGGCGGACGTGCGCATCGCCAGCTGGACGACGAGCACCGGCACCTTCGCGGACGGCACGCCGTACGAGCTGCGCAAGCCGAACTTCAACTTCCTCAACGTCATCCCGACGAACCACTCGGCCCGCATCACCCCGCAGCTGGTGGGCCTGGGACTCCTGGAGGCCATCCCGGAGACGGCCGTGGCCGCGCTCGCGGACCCGAACGACACCAACGGCGATGGCATCTCCGGCCGCATGCAGGCCGTCGTCGACCCGGAGACGGGCCAGACGCGGCTGGGGCGCTTCGGCTGGAAGGCGGGCATCGCGCGGCTCAAGCACCAGGTGGCCGAGGCCCTCAACCGGGACATCGGCGTCACCAGCGCCGTGTTCCCCACCCTGGACTGCGGCCCCTCGCAGCAGGGGTGCTCGGGCTCCAGCCAGGAGCTGAACGCCACGGACCTGGACAAGATGGTCCGCTACGTGGCGCTGCTCGGCGTGCCCGCGCGGCGCGACCTGCGCGACACCCAGGCCCAGCGCGGTGAGACGCTCTTCCAGAACGCCGGCTGCGCGAAGTGCCACGCCACCGGCTTCACCACCAGCGCCTTCCACCCGAACGCGGAGCTGCGCGGCCAGACGATTCGTCCGTACACGGACCTGCTCCTGCACGACATGGGCGCGGGGCTCGCGGACAACCTGCCCGAGGGCATCGCCAGCGGCGCCGAGTGGCGCACGCCTCCGCTCTGGGGCATCGGCCTCACGGCGGGCGTCAGCGGCGGCGAGGCGTACCTGCACGACGGCAGGGCCCGCTCGCTCACCGAGGCCATCCTCTGGCACGGCGGTGAGGGACAGGCCGCGCGCAACGCGTTCGCGGGCATGAACTCCGCGGACCGCGCCGCGCTGCTGCGCTTCCTCCAGACGCTGTAG
- a CDS encoding TlpA family protein disulfide reductase, with protein MRAVLRVAACAVLLTFVSAGCAGSRPVDAGPAFLHALALPSVGPTRHDVRKLSGKVVLVSFFATWCFPCLAEMPTLESLQREYGAQGFQVVAVGMDLEGARVLQPFADHYASPYPVLLASERIIDGRSPFGPIKGLPTTVLLDRRGRAVAGWQGVEGHADVAKAIEKLLKQD; from the coding sequence ATGCGGGCCGTCCTCCGAGTCGCGGCCTGTGCCGTCCTGCTGACCTTCGTGTCGGCGGGCTGTGCTGGGTCGCGGCCGGTGGACGCGGGGCCGGCCTTCCTGCACGCGCTGGCCCTGCCGTCGGTAGGGCCCACGCGTCACGACGTGCGCAAGCTGTCCGGCAAGGTCGTCCTGGTCTCCTTCTTCGCCACGTGGTGCTTCCCGTGCCTGGCGGAGATGCCGACGTTGGAGTCGCTCCAGCGCGAGTACGGCGCCCAGGGCTTCCAGGTGGTGGCCGTGGGCATGGACCTGGAGGGCGCGCGGGTGCTGCAGCCCTTCGCGGACCACTACGCGTCGCCGTACCCGGTGCTGCTCGCGTCCGAGCGCATCATCGATGGTCGCAGTCCGTTCGGCCCCATCAAGGGCCTGCCCACCACCGTGCTGCTCGACAGGCGGGGCCGCGCGGTGGCCGGGTGGCAGGGCGTGGAGGGGCACGCGGACGTGGCGAAGGCGATCGAGAAGCTCTTGAAGCAGGACTGA
- a CDS encoding Fur family transcriptional regulator, whose translation MQGHEEIKDKDEVLARYMAQHGLKSTRQRSLIIDTFFAVGGHLSVEELWNKVRSQDAKVSVATVYRTMKLLNECGLAHARNFGDGQTRYEAAAGRDHHDHLICTRCGTIVEFENDRIETLQDAVARKHGFTVTSHKMELYGLCRECQRGAGPPDSEA comes from the coding sequence ATGCAGGGCCACGAAGAAATCAAGGACAAGGACGAGGTGCTCGCCCGCTACATGGCCCAACACGGCCTCAAGAGCACGCGTCAGCGCAGCCTCATCATCGACACCTTCTTCGCCGTCGGCGGCCACCTCTCGGTGGAGGAGCTGTGGAACAAGGTCCGCTCCCAGGACGCGAAGGTCTCCGTGGCCACCGTCTACCGGACCATGAAGCTGCTCAACGAGTGTGGCCTGGCCCATGCGCGCAACTTCGGTGACGGCCAGACGCGCTACGAGGCGGCGGCGGGCAGGGACCATCATGATCACCTCATCTGCACCCGCTGCGGCACCATCGTCGAGTTCGAGAACGACCGCATCGAGACGCTCCAGGACGCGGTGGCCCGCAAGCACGGCTTCACGGTGACGTCGCACAAGATGGAGCTGTACGGCTTGTGTCGTGAGTGTCAGCGCGGTGCCGGCCCACCTGATTCGGAAGCGTGA